The genomic DNA GTACGCGAAGACCGCTGCGCTCGTTGCCGGTTCCGTGGTCGCTCTCGGAACGGCTGCTCCCGCCTTCGCCGTTACTGACACGGCCCCCAACTTCAGCCTCGACAGTGGCCTGAACCAGCTGATGGCCAGCACCCCGGAGATGGTGGACCCGCTGGTCGACACGGTCGGCGCGGCCACCGAGACGGTGCAGAAGGACGGCACCGTCGGGAAGCTGGCGGGCGAGGCCACCGGCGTGGCCCAGGCGGCAGCCCCGATGCTCGGCGGAATGCCCATCGGCGGCTGACCGTCGTACGGCATCACTTCCCCACCGCTTCACCTTCCCTCCGATGCCCGCTGCCTCGCAGGAGTCCTTTCGAATTTCCGTGAGGCAGTGGAATCGTTCGAGTGAATGAGCACAACCCATTCCCGCCGGACAGAGTTGGTCAGGACGCTCCGGATAGGCGGGCACAAGAATTTCCCAGAAGGGCTTTTTTATGATCAAGAAGATTCTGGCCTCGGCGGCGGTCGCTGCCTCGGTCGTCGGTGTCTCCGCTGCGGCTGCCCCCTCCGCCATGGCCATCGGCAATGACGGCGGCACCACGTCGATCAACGGCAACGGCGCCATGCAGTCCTACGGCAACTCCGCCACCCACGGTGACTGGAGCCCGCAGTTCGCGCTCATCCAGGGCTCGCTCAACAAGCCCTGCATCGCCCTCCCGGCCAAGGCCAACCTCGGTTCGCTCATCGGCCTGGTGCCGATCACGGTCCAGGACCTCAACGTCCTGTCGTCGCCGCAGAACCAGCAGTGCACCGAGAACTCCACCCAGGCCAAGGGCGACGAGGCCCTGTCGCACATCCTGGACAACATCCCGATCCTCTCGGGCAATGGTGTCGGCAACAACTGAGGCCGCGTAACTCCGGTCCCTCGCCGCTGACTTCTCCGAACTCCCGGGGAGCGGCCCGGAATCTGCCTGTCCGCAACGCCTGACCACAGGTGGGGCCAGTCCATCCGCACAGCGACAGTTCCTCGGTCGCCCGGATGCGCTGGCCCCTTTGTCGTGAGCGAAGCCTCCGTCGTGGGTGAACTCCGCGCCCGGTGTACGGCGCGTGACAGGGCGGCGCGTGACAGGGCGGTGCGGGGCCGGGCGGTGCGTGGTTGGGCCGGATGCCGCAGCAGCGGCTGACGGTTCCGCCGCACGCGGGTAGGGCCTCTCCATGGATGAGTACGACAGTCGACCATCGCGGGGCGGACAACAGCCCGCACAGGACAGCACACCGATCTACGACCGGCTGGTCGCCGAGTGGCGGGCGGCCGGGCGAGGCTCCGGGCCGGCCGCGTCCCATGAGCCCGCGGTGGTCCGGGGCGGCCTCGTCCCGGCGGCGCGCACATCGCACGAGATCACCGGGACATGACCGCGCCGCGTCGACCTCACGCCGGATCACACCCATTTGAGTGGTAGTGCGGAACCGATGGCTCCGGCGGGGGTTGATCAGTACGTTCCACAACGGAACGCTCCGAAAGGTGAAGCTTGATGAAGAAGATGATGGCCGGCGCGGCAGTGGCTGTGTCCCTGATCGGTCTGTCCGCAGCCGCGGCCCCCACGGCCATGGCGATCGGCAACGACGGTGGCACCACCACGCTCAACGGCAACGGTGCCACGCAGGCCTTTGGCAACGCCGCCACGCACGGTGACTGGAGCCCGCAGAACCAGCTCGTCCAGGGCACCCTGAACAAGCTCTGCATCGGTCTCCCGGCCAAGGCCAATGTCGGTTCGCTCATCGGCCTGGTGCCGATCACGGTTCAGGACATCAACGTCCTGTCCAACCCGCAGAACCAGCAGTGCGCCGACAACTCCACCCAGGCCAAGGGCGACGAGCCGCTGTCGCACGTCCTGGACGACATCCCGGTCCTCTCGGGCAACGGCGTCGGCAACAACTGACACCGCTGAGCGCGGGCGGCCCGGAGGGTTCTCCCTCGGGGCCGCCCGTACTCATGTGCCCCGGCACCGCACACGACGATGCCCACCACTCCACGGGGGGTGGTGGGCATCGTCGCGGGCGGACGGTGCGGGGGAGGGTTCAGCCCAGGGCGCGTACAGGGAGGAGGCAGTGGGCGGCCGTGCTCACGACCTCCGGGTTCGCCGCGAAGCCCCGCAACTGCTCCTCGCTGACGGGCTGTCCGGGCACGGCCTCGGGCCAGGGGCGGGTCGCGAACATCACGTACACCTGACCCTGCGCCTCGGCGGCGGCCAGCCACTCCGCGGGGACGGTGTACTGGGCCTTGAAGTGAGGAAGCGTCAGGACGGCCTGACCGGCCTGGACGAGGAGCTTCGCCTGGATGCCCGGCGTCTCGGAGGCGTCCTGAACGCCTCCGCCGACCTGGAGGCCCGCGCGCTCCAGGGCCACACGCAGGGCGGCCTCCCCGGCCTCCGGGCCGTCCTGCCCGTCGCCCAGCGAATAGGTGAGAAGGAAGGCGACGTCATGGCCCTGGTCGGGGTGTTCGCCGCTCCAGCCGATCAGGATCTGGGTGCCCAACTGGGCTTGTGTGAACGTGCCGGTGGCGGTCTGGGGTGAGGTCATGCTCGGCACCCTAACGGCCCGAGACCGGTCGATGTACATGCGTATCACCTGATCGAGGGAGATTGAGTGATATCTCCGGCCGGCACCCCGGCGCGAACCCGATTCCGGGCCCGTTCCGGTTGCCGTCCCCTCGCGGTCCGGCCGCGGTCGGGCGCCGAACCGGCCAGCGTCCTCTCCCGCCGGGCCCGGGAAAAGCTGTTGACGGTGCCGGGCGGGGCCGGGCTATGGTGGGCGACGTTCCGCGCCGCGGGGCGACCTACGTGAGGAACCAGGAGGTGAGGACATTGATGACTGTCATTGCGATGGGCACTGCCCACAACCAGATGAGCATCGTTCTCACCCCCGTGGCCACCGGCTGACCTTCTTCCGAACCTCCCGCGCCGAGCGCGCGGTGCCGGGGCCACCCTTGTGAAGGGTTCCCCCTTGTCTTTCCCGATTCCTTCCGTCCCGTCCTCGTCGCACCCGCTGGCTCCCTACGGCTGGGACGACGACTGGGCGGACGCTTTCGCCCCGTACGCCGAACAGGGACTCCTGCCCGGCCGCGTGGTGCGGGTGGACCGCGGTCAGTGCGACGTGGTCACTCCCGACGGCACACTCCGTGCGGACACCGCGTTCGTGGTGCCCCGCGACCCGATGCGGATCGTCTGCACCGGGGACTGGGTGGCTGTCGATCCCCACGGCGACCCCCTGTTCGTACGGACGCTGCTGCCGCGGCGTACCGCCTTTGTGCGCTCGACGTCCTCGCAGCGTTCCGAGGGACAGGTGCTCGCCACCAACATCGATCACATCGCCATCTGTGTCTCGCTCGCCGTCGAACTCGACCTCGGGCGTCTTGAGCGCTTCCTCGCGCTCGCCATGTCCAGCTCCAGCGGTGACGCGCTGCTGCGGGACGGATCCACGGCCGGGGAGACCGATCCCCAGCCGATCGTGCTGCTCACCAAGTGCGACCTGGTCCCGGACGTGGCCACGCTGTCCCACCTCGTCGAGGACGTCGAGTCCATCGCGCCCGGAGTCCAGGTACTGCCGGTCAGCTCCGCCACCGGCGAGGGACTCGATGTGTTCTCCGCCGTCGTCTCCGGCGGCACGAGCGTGCTGCTCGGGATCTCCGGCGCGGGCAAGTCGACCCTCGCCAACACCCTGCTCGGCGAGGACGTCATGACGGTGCGGGCCGCCCGCGACGTCGACGGCAAGGGCCGGCACACCACCACGACCCGCAACCTGCTCGTGCTGCCGCACGGCGGTGTCCTCATCGACACCCCCGGGCTGCGCGGCGTCGGGCTGTGGGACGCGGAACAGGGGGTGGGCCAGGTCTTCTCGGAGATCGAGGACCTGGCGCGGCAGTGCCGGTTCCACGACTGCGCCCACGAGGCCGAGCCCGGCTGCGCGGTGCTCGGCGCGCTCGAGGACGGAACGCTGCCCGAGCGGCGCCTCGACAGCTACCGCAAGCTGCTGCGCGAGAACCAGCGCATCGTCGCCAAGACCGATGCCCGGATGCGCTCCGAGATCCTGCGGGACTGGAAGCGCAAGGGCGCGGAGGGGCGGGCGGCGATGCAGGCCAAGCGCGGCCGGGTGCGGTAGTCACCGCCACCCGGGCCGGGTCCGGCGGTCCCGGGGCCGGTGGTTCGATGTCCGAATACCGCGAGTGCGGCAGCGGGGGCTGCCGCACACTGGACGGTGTGATGGACGAAGAGAGCAGGTACGAGGCGGTGAGCAGCCGCGACGCACGGTTCGACGGAGAGTTCTTCTTCGCCGTCGCGACCACCGGCATCTACTGCCGGCCGAGCTGCCCCGCCGTCACCCCCAAGCGCGAGAACGTCCGGTTCTACCCGACCGCGGCAGCCGCCCAGCGCCACGGCTTCCGGGCCTGCCGGCGCTGTCGTCCGGACGCCGTCCCCGGCTCGGCCGAGTGGAACGTCCGCGCCGATATGGCCGGCCGGGCCGTGCGGATGATCAGCGACGGCGTGGTGGACCGGGAGGGCGTCCCCGGTCTCGCCGGACGCCTCGGCTACAGCCCGCGGCAGGTCCAGCGTCAGCTCAACGCCGAGCTGGGGGCCGGGCCCGTCGCGCTCGCCCGCGCCCAGCGTGCGCACACCGCCCGGCTGCTCCTCCAGACCACCGGCCTGCCGGTCACCGAGATCGCCTTCGCGTCCGGCTTCGCCAGTGTGCGCCAGTTCAACGACACGATCCGGCAGATCTACGCCCGTACGCCCAGCGCACTGCGGACCGAGGCCGGTACGGGCCTGGGGGCGGCGGAGCGGGAGGGCCGCCGGGCCGGGATACCGCTCCGGCTCGCCCACCGGGGCCCGTACGCCGCGCGGGAGATGTTCGACCTGCTCGGCTCCACGACCGTGGCACGGATCGAGGAGATCAGCGGGACGCCCGGTCACCGCACCTACCGCCGCACGCTCCGGCTGCCGTACGGGACGGGCATCGTCGCCGTCGACGAGGCGTCGCCGGGGCCGTGGCTCCAGGCCCGGATCCAGCTGACCGATCTGCGCGACCTCACCACCGCCGTGCAGCGGCTGCGCCGGCTCCTGGATCTGGACGCCGATCCGTACGCCGTCGACGAGGCGCTCGGCGCTCACCCCCGGCTCGCACCGCTCGTCGCCGCGCGGCCGGGGCTGCGGTCGCCGGGGACCGTGGACCCGGAGGAGTTCGCCGTACGGACGCTGGTGGGGCGTGCGCGGGCGGAGGAGCTGGTGGAGCGGTACGGCAAGGTGCTGGATGTGCCGTGCGGCGGGCTCACCCATGTGTTTCCCGAGCCGGGCGTGCTGGCCGGTGCCCCGGTGGAACCCGCGCTGGTGGCGCTGGCGGCGGCGCTGGCCGACGGCGGCGTACGGCTGGACGCCGGCGCGGACCGGGACGAGGCGGAAGCGGCGCTGCGCCGGCTGCCGGGGATGGACCCGCGCAGCGCGGCGCTGATCCGGATGCGGGCACTCGGCGACCCCGACATCGATCCTGACGTCGATCCGGACGCGGACCCTGACCAGGGCGGGGCGCCGGACGGGGCGCCGGACGGCGGGGCGCGGCGGTCCTGGCGGCCCTGGCGCTCGTACGCCGTACGCCATCTGGAGCTCGAAGAGCGGTGACGCCGCGGCTGTGCGAGGCCGCGGCCGTGCTGGCCCGCCCGCCGGTTCAGGCAGGCGAGCCCCAGCGCGGGGCGTCCACCGCGGACCCGGGGCTCAGCCCCAGAGCACCGCGCCCAGCCACGCCCCGGCGACCAGCAGGCAGGCGAACAGCTCCACCAGTACCGAGAAACCGGTCGCCCGCATCACTGAGCGGACCGACGTCCAGCCCGCGCCCCGGCTGCCGAGCCGTAGCCGCTCGGCGCCGTAGATCGCACCGACGTACCCCAGGATCCCGCCCACCACCGGCAGCACGAAGAACCCCACGATCGCGGTCACCCCGCCGATCATCAACGTCTTGCGGGGCGCTCCCGACTCGCCGGGGCGCCGCGGTGGCAGCAGAGGTCTCAGGGCCTGGTTCAGCAGCAGTACGGCCGTTGCGCCGATCAGTACGCTCCAGGCGACCGGAGTCGTGTCCGCCAGCGCCCACCACAGCACCGCGGCCCACACGATCGCCTGCCCCGGCACGCCCGGCACCAGCACACCGACCAGCCCGAGCAGCATGACCAGGCCGACGGCGACGAGCTGCCACACACTCATCCCACCAGCCTGCCGGAGACCGGCGGCTCCCGCCCGTCAGCACAGCCCCCGCCACCTGCGCGGACTCCCGTACCCGCCCGCGTACGCCCGGGGCCCGCCGGCCGTCTCAGACGCGCGGGGTGCGCGACACCCAGCCCCGTTCGTACGCGTGCCAGCCCAGCTGGAGCCGGGTCGACACCCCGGTCAGCTCCATCAGCCCCTTCACCCGGCGCTGAACGGTCCTCAGCCCCAGCTCCAACTGCTTCGCCACACTCGCGTCCGTCAGCCCCGCCAGCAGCAGCGACAGGATCTCCAGATCCGTCGGATCGGGCCCAACCCCGTCCTCGCGCACCCAGCCGGACTCGCCCAGCCGCAGCGGCATCGCCTCCCGCCACACCGCCTCGAAGAGCCCCATCAGCGACTCCAGAAGACCGCTGGCATGAACGACCAGGGCGGCAGGCTCCGCACCGCGCCCGGTCAGCGGCACCATCGCCAGCCCGCCGTCCGCGACGACCAGCTTCGTCGGTACCCGGTCCACCACCCGGCACTGCTCGTCACGGCTCAGCGCGGCCGACAGCTCCATGATCCCGGACGGCAGCGACAGCACCTCGCGCTCCACGACCACCCGGAAGGACACCCCGCGCGTCGCCGCCCGCTCCTCGGACTCGTTGTCCATACCGCTCACCGCGATCGGATTCCCGGTGACCAGGGCGCAGACCTCCGAGGTCGCCCCCAGCTGCAACTGATGGAAACGGTGCGCGACCGCGCGCGCCCCGGTCACGACCTCCACCAGATCGTGCACCGCGGGCTCGCTCGCCTCCGCGCGGTACTCCTCGGCCAGCAGCGCCGACGCCAGCTCCGCCTGCTCCAGCTCGTGCCGCTGCTGGATCAGCAGCGCCCCCAGCGCCACCGCCGGGGGCGCCGCCACCCAGCGTCCCGGCCTCGCCGAGGACTGGGCCGCCAGCCCCTGCTGCTCCAGCCGGCGCAGCGCCCGCTCGGTGTCCGCCTCGGGAAGCGCCAGCCGGTGCGCGAGATCGGAGAGTTCGGCGGCCCCTGCCGCGACGAGCGCGCGGTACGCCGCCTCCTGGATCTCGTCGAGACCTATCGCACCCAGCATTCTCCGGCCCTCCCCGGGCGTCGTGATCGCGCATCGCCGCGCCTGCTCCGGCCGACCGGCCGTGGCGGGAAGAGGCCACGGCGTAAACCCGCCGCTCACATCATCCCCGTACCGGTGGCACCTCTGCCAATGTGGCGCCACCGCAGCACCAACAACCTCTGGAATGTCATGCCTTGTGCTGCTTCATTCCGGATTGATCAGGGGAGAACGATGCGCCCGATATCGCGTACGGCACTGGGAGCGGCAACCGTCGCCGTCCTGGCCGTCACCGCGATCGCCCCGTCCGTGGCGGCACCACAGGACGACGCGACCGCCAAGAAGCCGCTGACCGGCAGTGCGGCCAGCGCCGCGAAGGACGGCGGGCCGGTCACCGTGACCCTCGTCACCGGCGACAAGGTGCTGGTGAGCACCGACAGTTCGGGGGCCTCGTCCGCCACCGCGCTGCCCCGCGAGGACGGCACCGTACCGCTCGTCCAGACCCGGCAGTCCGGCAAGGACCTGTACGTCTACCCGGACACGGCAGTCGGGGCGCTCGCCGCAGGCACGGTCGACGAGGAACTCTTCAACGTCACCGGACTGATCCGCCAGGGCTACGACGACGCGCACTCCACGACCGTCCCGCTCATCGCCACCTACCGCGAGGACACCGCACGCGGCGCCCCGCCCACCCCGCGCGGGGCCGAGCGTGGCATGACCCTCGATGTCATCGACGGAGTCGCGCTCAAGGCGGACAAGAAGCGGACCGCCGCCTTCTGGGCCGACGTCACCGCACCCCGGTCGCGCTCCGGCGCCGGGCTGGAGAAGCTCTGGCTGGACCGCAAGGTCGAAGCCAGTCTCGACAAGTCGACCAAGCAGGTCGGCGCCGACCTCGCCTGGGCCGCGGGCTACGACGGCAAGGGCACCAAGGTCGCCGTGCTCGACACTGGCGCCGACGCCGAACACCCGGACCTCAAGGGCCGCATCACCGCCTCGGAGAACTTCACCGACTCCGACTCCACCGACGACCGTCAGGGCCACGGCACCCACACGCTGTCCACGGTCGGCGGCTCCGGCGCGGCGAGCGACGGGAAGAAGAAGGGCGTCGCGCCCGGCACCGGCCTCCTCGTCGGCAAGGTCCTCAACGACAGCGGCTCCGGTGCCGCGTCCTGGATCATCGCCGGTATGCAGTGGGCCGTCGACAACAAGGCCGACGTCGTCTCGATGAGCCTCGGCAGCTCGGCCCCCACCGACTGCACCGATCCGATGAGCCTCGCCGCGGAGGAGCTGGGGAAGAACAAGGACACCCTGTTCGTGGTCGCGGCCGGCAACATCGGTCCGACGCTGAACACCGTCTCCTCGCCCGGCTGCGCCCCCAGCGTGCTGACCGTCGGCGCCGTCGACCGCGACGACTCCACCGCGAACTTCTCCAGCCTCGGCCCGGCGATCGTCTCGCACACCCTCAAGCCCGAGATCGCCGCCCCCGGCGTCGGCATCTCGGCCGCCGCCGCGGGCGGACGGGGCCCGTACGCGTACCGGTCGATGTCCGGTACGTCGATGGCCACCCCGCATGTCGCGGGCGCCGCCGCGATCGTGAAGCAGCGTCACCCCGACTGGACCGCCCAGCAGGTCAAGGCGGCCCTGGTCTCCTCCGCGAAGAGCGCCGTCCCCGGCGACGTACGCGAGACCGGCGCGGGCCGCCTCGATGTCGCGCGGGCCATCGACACGTCCGTCCTCGGCTCCCCGGCGCTCCAGGGCGGCACGTTCGACTGGCCGCAGGACAAGAGCGACCGCACCTCCGTCGACGTGCCCTACACCAACCTCGGCAAGAAGCCGGTCAAGCTGTCGCTGAAGGTCGCGGGCGTCACCGGCAACGACGGCTCGGCCGTCCGCTCCGGCATCGCCGGACTCGGCCGGAAGTCCGTCACCGTACCGGCCGGCGCCACCGTCCACGTCCCGCTGGAACTCGCCCCGGACGCACGTCTGGACAGCAGCCAGTACGGCGATGTCACCGGACGGGTCCTGGCCACGGCAGACGGTGTCAAGGTCGCCACCCCGTTCTCCCTGTACGTCGCCCCGGAGACCGTCACCCTGCGCGTCAAGCTCATCGACCGCACCGGCAAGCCGGCAGACGGCGTGTCCTCGCTCGACGTCATCGGCACCGACACGTCATCCGGCGAACGCCGCTTCAACGAGGGCGCGGCCGACCAGACGTACCAGGTGCGCCCCGGCGCGTACCTCGTCTCCGGCTTCATCGCCTCGCCCGACCCGAAGGACGCCACCGGGCAGCTCGTCGAGTCCCTCGGCTATCTCGCCAGGCCGCAGCTGAACGTCACCAAGGACACCACCGTGGTGCTGGACGCCCGCAAGGCGCACAAGCTCACCGTGAAGACCGAGGACCGCGCCACCGAGACCCGTACCACCACGCTCGCGTTCGGGCGCTCGTGGGACGACACCTGGCTGCACTCCGGTTCCATCTCGGGTACCGGCATCATCAAGAACTACCTGGTCGACGTCCAGGGCAAGCCCCGTGACGGCGACTTCGAGTTCGACAGCTTCTGGCGCGCCTACGCGCCGCAGATCGACCGGTTCAGCCTCGTCGGCGGTCCGGCACTGCACCCGCGCCCCGCGGGAACGGGCTCCGTCAACCTGGACGGCACCGGCAGGGCCGAGGTCGTCGACGCGGGCACCGGCACCGCCGCCGAGCTGGCGGCCGCCGGGGTCAAGGGCAAGATCGCTCTGGTGAAGGTCGCGGAAGCCGGTGTCACCGCCCAGGCGCGTGCCGCCCAGGCCGCGAGTGCCAAGGCACTCCTGGTGCACCGCTCCGCCGCGGGTGACTGGAAGCCGAACACCGGCTACGGTACGGCTCCGCTGCCGGTCCTCGGTCTCACGGCCGACGAGGCCGCCGTCCTCACCGCCGCGCTCGGCGAGGGCCCGGCCGAGGTGTCCTGGAAGGCGACGGCGGTCAGCCCGTTCGTCTACAACCTGGCCTTCCCCGAGACGGGACAGATCACCTCGGACCGCACCTACAAGGTCCGCGACAGGAAGCTCGGTTCGGTCACCGCCACGCACGACTCCATGGGTGTGGCCGCCGACTTCGTGGACACGCTGCTGGTCACCCGGCCGTACGGCGGCACCTACTCCGCCGCCGGCTTCGACACGCTCGCCACACCGGGCAAGCGCACCGAGTACTACTCGGCGGGCGACAGCACCTGGCGCAAGATGCTCTCCTCCAGCTTCCCCTGGGGCGAGTTCATGACCGACCGGACGCGCACCTATGAGGCGGGACAGAAGCGCACCGAGGAGTGGTACCGGGGTCTGCTGACACCGGGCACCCCGCGCGACGCGGCAGGAAAGGAAGCCCTCGCCGGTGAACGGCAGGACAATGTGGTCGGGTTCGCCCCCGGGTTCATGTCCGACACCGAACACGTCGGAGAGCAGGGCTCGTTCGGCGACATCGGCAACATGACGCTCTCCAGCGGCGGAGAGGTGATCGGCAGCAGCGGCAACCCGTACGGCGCGTTCACCGTCCCGGCCGAGGACCGTGCGTACGAACTCACCATGTCGACCACGAAGATCGGCCAGCCGGCCGCGGCGTGGAAGCGCTCGACGGCGACGGAGACCACCTGGAAGTTCCGTTCCGAGCGGAAGGCCGATGTCTACTCGCAGAGCATCCCGATGCTCTTCCCGCGCTACGACGTCCCGTCGGACGGGATGAAGACGCTGCCTGCCACGGACGGCCAGCGCATCGGCCTCACGGTCACCGGCCACGCCGGCTACACGCCCGGCAAGCTCACCGGCGCCAAGGTCTCCTTCTCGTACGACGGTGGCGAGACCTGGTCCGAGGCCGTCACCGGCCGGCAGGGCGGGCGCTGGACCGCGACCGTGAACCACAAGGGCGCGTCGGGCAAACCGGTCACCCTGAGGACCGAACTGACGGACGCCAATGGCAGCACGGTCGTCCAGACCGTGAACGACGCGTACGTGGTGCGCTGATCACCGCGGCAGGACGAAGCGGCTGGACGTAGCACCCGGACGCACTGGCCGGACGTACTGCCGGACACACACCGACCGGTCCGCCGGGCGGCCTTCCCTTGGGGGGTGGGGCCGCCCGGCGGACCTCTTTTACGCGCCACGTTTTCCGGATGCCCCGTTTTCGCGGGTGCCTCGCGGTCGACAATAGGGGCATGAGTCAGCAGGGGGAGACACCCGCCGCCCATGAGGACGACTGGTGGCGCAAGCTGTACGACGAGGCCGCGCCGGACACCGGTCCGAGCGGCGCTGCCGACAGTCTCGACGAGCGCTTCGACTCCGTGTCGGACGCGGTGACGTCAGGGGGCCCGCCCCCGGCGCCCCCGCCGTCCCCGGCGCCCCTTCGGACCATGGCGTTCCGCGCTCCCTGGGAGCCGCCGTCCGGACCGCCGGAGCCGCGGACCTTCGCCGAGCCGGTCCCACCCCCACCCCCGCCCCCTCCGACGCCCCCTCCGACGCCTCCGTCCCGACCGCCGCTGCCCCGCCGGGCCACCGGGCCCGATGCCGCCGGACACCCACCGGCGCCGGCCCCCGCGCCTGTCGCGGCCGCCGCACCCGACGTGGTCCCCGCCCCCGACGCGGCCGCCGCACCCGTCGTCGTCCCCGCGCCCCGCCCGGTCGTAGGGCACCTCGGCGACCGGCCGCCCACCTACGATTCCGACCCTGCGGCCCTGCCCGCCGCCACGCCGCACAACCTGGACGCGCTCGTCCCCGACACCGTGCTCGACGGCGCCCGGTACGGCACGTACACCCTGCGCACGGCCTCCGTCCGGGGCGACTCGGCGCGCTTCCGGGGCGAACCCCGGCGGGACGCCCTGCTCACCGCCCGATTCGGGTCCGGCGAGAGCGCCCTGGTCCTCGTCGCGGTGGCCGGCGGCGCACGTACCGCCGACGGGACACAACGCGCGGCCGCCGAGGCGTGCCGCTGGATCGGCGGGGCCGTCGGGCGCAGTCACGCCCGGCTCGCCGAGGACATACGGGCCGGGCGCCGGGGCGATCTGAAATCGGGGCTCCACCGGCTCATCGACCGCACCTACGGAAAGCTCCGCGCCCGCGCCGCCGAACTGGGCCTCGAACCGGAGGAGTACACCGCGGGGCTGCGCTGCCTGCTGCTGCCCACCGACCCCGAGTGCCGTACCCGGGTCTTCTTCGGCGTCGGGAGCGGTGGGCTCTTCCGGCTCCGGGACGGCGCCTGGCACGACCTGGAGCCGCGGATCGCGCTCCCCCCGGACGGCCGTGAGCGGGCCGAGGACGCCCCGGGGGCCGAGCCCTTCCGGTTCCGGGCCTCCGTGGCCCGCCCCGGGGACACGCTCCTGCTGTGCGGCAACGGGCTCGCCGAGCCGATGCGCGGGGAGCCGGCGCTCGCCGCGGAGCTCGCCGAGCGCTGGGCCCGGCCCGGCCCACCGGGACTGCCCGCCTTCCTCGCGGACACCCAGCTCAGGGTGAAGGGGTACGCCGACGACCGTACGAGCGCGGCCGTCTGGGAGGCGTAACCCCGCGTGCCGTGGGTTGATGGACTCCGGAGACCGCCCGGACGGTGTTTCGTTCTCCGGAGTCCGGTAAGCCGAGCGTGCACGGAGCACACGGCAGAGAGGGTGCGCACCCATGGCCAAGCAGAACGTGTCGGAGCAGTTCGTCGACATCCTCGTCAGGGCGGGGGTCAAGCGTCTGTACGGGGTGGTCGGCGACAGCCTGAACCCGGTGGTCGACGCCATCCGGCGTAACGCGGCCATCGACTGGATCCAGGTCCGGCACGAGGAGACCGCGGCGTTCGCCGCCGGTGCCGAGGCCCAGATCACCGGCAGCCTGGCCGCCTGCGCCGGCTCGTGCGGCCCCGGCAATCTGCACCTCATCAACGGTCTCTACGACGCCCACCGCTCCATGGCCCCGGTGCTCGCCCTCGCCTCGCACATTCCCTCCAGCGAGATCGGGCTCGGCTACTTCCAGGAGACCCATCCGGAGCTGCTCTTCCAGGAGTGCAGCCACTACAACGAGATGATCTCCAACCCGCAGCAGATGCCCCGGCTGCTCCAGACGGCCATTCAGCACGCGATCGGACGCGGCGGCGTCAGCGTCGTCTCCATGCCGGGTGACATCGCGTCGCAGCCCGCGCCGGAGAAGTCGA from Streptomyces sp. NBC_00654 includes the following:
- the rsgA gene encoding ribosome small subunit-dependent GTPase A; this translates as MSFPIPSVPSSSHPLAPYGWDDDWADAFAPYAEQGLLPGRVVRVDRGQCDVVTPDGTLRADTAFVVPRDPMRIVCTGDWVAVDPHGDPLFVRTLLPRRTAFVRSTSSQRSEGQVLATNIDHIAICVSLAVELDLGRLERFLALAMSSSSGDALLRDGSTAGETDPQPIVLLTKCDLVPDVATLSHLVEDVESIAPGVQVLPVSSATGEGLDVFSAVVSGGTSVLLGISGAGKSTLANTLLGEDVMTVRAARDVDGKGRHTTTTRNLLVLPHGGVLIDTPGLRGVGLWDAEQGVGQVFSEIEDLARQCRFHDCAHEAEPGCAVLGALEDGTLPERRLDSYRKLLRENQRIVAKTDARMRSEILRDWKRKGAEGRAAMQAKRGRVR
- a CDS encoding DNA-3-methyladenine glycosylase 2 family protein; the encoded protein is MDEESRYEAVSSRDARFDGEFFFAVATTGIYCRPSCPAVTPKRENVRFYPTAAAAQRHGFRACRRCRPDAVPGSAEWNVRADMAGRAVRMISDGVVDREGVPGLAGRLGYSPRQVQRQLNAELGAGPVALARAQRAHTARLLLQTTGLPVTEIAFASGFASVRQFNDTIRQIYARTPSALRTEAGTGLGAAEREGRRAGIPLRLAHRGPYAAREMFDLLGSTTVARIEEISGTPGHRTYRRTLRLPYGTGIVAVDEASPGPWLQARIQLTDLRDLTTAVQRLRRLLDLDADPYAVDEALGAHPRLAPLVAARPGLRSPGTVDPEEFAVRTLVGRARAEELVERYGKVLDVPCGGLTHVFPEPGVLAGAPVEPALVALAAALADGGVRLDAGADRDEAEAALRRLPGMDPRSAALIRMRALGDPDIDPDVDPDADPDQGGAPDGAPDGGARRSWRPWRSYAVRHLELEER
- a CDS encoding rodlin produces the protein MKKMMAGAAVAVSLIGLSAAAAPTAMAIGNDGGTTTLNGNGATQAFGNAATHGDWSPQNQLVQGTLNKLCIGLPAKANVGSLIGLVPITVQDINVLSNPQNQQCADNSTQAKGDEPLSHVLDDIPVLSGNGVGNN
- a CDS encoding DUF456 domain-containing protein — its product is MSVWQLVAVGLVMLLGLVGVLVPGVPGQAIVWAAVLWWALADTTPVAWSVLIGATAVLLLNQALRPLLPPRRPGESGAPRKTLMIGGVTAIVGFFVLPVVGGILGYVGAIYGAERLRLGSRGAGWTSVRSVMRATGFSVLVELFACLLVAGAWLGAVLWG
- a CDS encoding rodlin; amino-acid sequence: MIKKILASAAVAASVVGVSAAAAPSAMAIGNDGGTTSINGNGAMQSYGNSATHGDWSPQFALIQGSLNKPCIALPAKANLGSLIGLVPITVQDLNVLSSPQNQQCTENSTQAKGDEALSHILDNIPILSGNGVGNN
- a CDS encoding DUF5949 family protein, whose amino-acid sequence is MTSPQTATGTFTQAQLGTQILIGWSGEHPDQGHDVAFLLTYSLGDGQDGPEAGEAALRVALERAGLQVGGGVQDASETPGIQAKLLVQAGQAVLTLPHFKAQYTVPAEWLAAAEAQGQVYVMFATRPWPEAVPGQPVSEEQLRGFAANPEVVSTAAHCLLPVRALG
- a CDS encoding LuxR family transcriptional regulator — its product is MLGAIGLDEIQEAAYRALVAAGAAELSDLAHRLALPEADTERALRRLEQQGLAAQSSARPGRWVAAPPAVALGALLIQQRHELEQAELASALLAEEYRAEASEPAVHDLVEVVTGARAVAHRFHQLQLGATSEVCALVTGNPIAVSGMDNESEERAATRGVSFRVVVEREVLSLPSGIMELSAALSRDEQCRVVDRVPTKLVVADGGLAMVPLTGRGAEPAALVVHASGLLESLMGLFEAVWREAMPLRLGESGWVREDGVGPDPTDLEILSLLLAGLTDASVAKQLELGLRTVQRRVKGLMELTGVSTRLQLGWHAYERGWVSRTPRV